A genomic stretch from Methylophilus medardicus includes:
- the lptB gene encoding LPS export ABC transporter ATP-binding protein — protein sequence MQTTVSSDHNQLLVSHLKKTYQGRTVVKNTTLELRSGEVIGLLGPNGAGKTTSFYMIVGLVALDDGTITLNGADVSHAPMHERARMGLAYLPQEASIFRKMTVTDNILSILETRPHTAEQREARLESLLDQLHIQHIRNSQAVSLSGGERRRVEIARCLATDPKFILLDEPFAGIDPIAVIEIQKIIRYLSSQNIGILITDHNVRETLDICDRAYIVNEGAVFAAGTPDEIIQNEGVREVYLGKNFRL from the coding sequence ATGCAGACAACCGTTTCCTCAGACCATAATCAACTGCTAGTGAGTCACCTGAAAAAAACCTATCAGGGACGCACCGTGGTTAAAAACACCACCCTAGAGTTGCGTAGTGGCGAAGTGATTGGGCTCCTAGGGCCGAATGGCGCGGGTAAAACCACCAGTTTTTATATGATTGTTGGCCTGGTAGCACTTGATGACGGCACGATCACGCTCAATGGTGCAGATGTCAGTCATGCCCCGATGCATGAGCGCGCGCGCATGGGCTTAGCCTATCTGCCGCAAGAAGCGTCGATCTTTCGCAAGATGACGGTGACGGATAACATTTTATCGATTCTCGAAACACGCCCGCATACCGCGGAACAACGCGAAGCGCGTCTGGAGTCCTTACTAGATCAGTTACACATCCAGCACATTCGCAATAGTCAGGCAGTGAGTCTGTCGGGCGGTGAACGCCGTCGGGTAGAAATTGCACGCTGCTTGGCCACTGACCCAAAGTTTATTCTGCTAGACGAACCTTTTGCCGGTATCGATCCGATTGCGGTGATTGAGATTCAAAAAATTATTCGTTACCTAAGTAGCCAGAATATCGGTATATTGATTACAGACCACAACGTGCGTGAAACCTTGGATATTTGTGACCGCGCCTACATCGTGAATGAAGGCGCGGTGTTTGCCGCCGGCACCCCGGACGAAATTATTCAAAATGAAGGCGTGCGTGAAGTGTATCTGGGCAAGAACTTTAGGCTGTAA